Proteins encoded within one genomic window of Candidatus Woesearchaeota archaeon:
- a CDS encoding nucleotidyltransferase domain-containing protein, translating to MVITNAASEIIKFFVADPTKAYNIREIAKNTGINYRLIYNAVLALEKENFLEIKNVGNIRLCSFISAGNIPLCTYAEAERTKKVLEKNVAINIIKQEIDKKTNTVYDTIIVFGSYAREKQKTESDVDILCIIPEGKKREQYEQEMHSILKILHYKIDVNVLTEKEFIDGKKEQTINIIKEVIPNHIILRGAEQFHYLLGK from the coding sequence ATGGTAATAACTAATGCGGCAAGCGAAATAATTAAATTTTTTGTCGCTGATCCAACAAAAGCGTATAATATCAGGGAAATAGCAAAAAACACCGGCATTAATTATCGGTTGATATATAATGCGGTTCTTGCTCTTGAAAAAGAAAATTTTTTGGAAATAAAAAACGTGGGAAATATTCGTCTCTGTTCATTTATTTCTGCGGGGAATATTCCTCTCTGCACGTATGCTGAAGCCGAAAGAACAAAGAAGGTTCTTGAAAAAAATGTCGCTATAAACATCATCAAACAAGAGATTGATAAAAAAACAAATACTGTTTATGATACAATAATAGTATTTGGAAGCTATGCGAGAGAGAAACAAAAAACAGAGAGTGATGTAGATATTCTGTGTATTATTCCAGAAGGGAAAAAGAGAGAGCAATATGAACAAGAAATGCATTCCATTCTCAAAATCCTCCATTATAAAATAGATGTAAATGTTCTAACAGAAAAGGAGTTCATCGATGGGAAAAAAGAACAAACCATAAACATAATAAAAGAAGTAATTCCAAATCATATAATCTTGCGAGGTGCAGAGCAGTTTCATTATCTGCTAGGAAAATGA